Proteins encoded by one window of Bradyrhizobium sp. B097:
- a CDS encoding DUF1330 domain-containing protein has protein sequence MKAFAMTLLAGVTIGAIAVHGLHAQGAKLKAYTVSEIEVLDPSAQAAYLPAARKAIEAAHGRALRTAAGRVVQIEGGPPPKSAAIVEWDSMDDAVAFYKSKAWSDLAPQRDKATKVIRRYVVETEK, from the coding sequence ATGAAAGCTTTTGCAATGACATTGCTCGCAGGTGTCACCATCGGAGCCATCGCAGTCCACGGCCTCCACGCTCAAGGAGCCAAGCTGAAAGCTTACACTGTCAGCGAAATTGAAGTCCTCGACCCTTCAGCCCAGGCCGCTTACCTCCCGGCCGCCCGGAAGGCGATAGAGGCAGCCCATGGTCGAGCCTTGCGCACCGCAGCCGGACGGGTTGTTCAAATCGAGGGGGGACCGCCTCCCAAGAGTGCGGCGATCGTCGAATGGGACAGCATGGATGACGCGGTAGCATTCTACAAGTCGAAGGCCTGGTCGGACCTTGCACCCCAGCGGGACAAGGCAACCAAGGTCATACGGCGGTACGTCGTCGAAACCGAAAAGTAG
- a CDS encoding DUF2125 domain-containing protein has protein sequence MSDLNSAPRRRSRFGLYAVPVAVLIAAVLWSGFWFFAASQVGVQADAWRAQEAKAGRVYDCDKRSVAGYPFRLEIRCEQPSVMLVSQTASPQMSFVARLVEILVVAQIYDPKLVIAEFKGPATIAERNAQPTLSVNWSLGRSSVVGLPAVPQRASLVFDNLAIDRTGGPAPTPLMRVNHIELHGRQVDGSAPDSPAIETVLQIAGGTLQDVHPLLTQPFNADIHARLNGLKDFSPKPWPDRFREIQAAGGSVEIQQSRIEQGDVLSVAAGTLRLNAQGRIEGDLQMTVAGLERVIPALGIDKMLEEGVPQSTLDRVAPGVKSQDLSNLFGALDRAIPGLGKVIKQNANAGISAGINSLGTEATLEGKKARSFPLRFTDGAVFLGPLKVAQIPPLF, from the coding sequence ATGTCCGATTTGAACTCAGCTCCCCGCCGTCGCTCGCGCTTCGGCCTCTATGCCGTCCCTGTCGCGGTCCTGATCGCCGCGGTGCTGTGGAGCGGCTTCTGGTTCTTCGCCGCCTCGCAGGTCGGCGTGCAGGCGGATGCCTGGCGCGCGCAGGAGGCAAAGGCCGGCCGGGTCTATGATTGCGACAAGCGCTCGGTGGCGGGTTACCCGTTCCGGCTCGAAATCCGCTGCGAGCAGCCCAGCGTGATGCTGGTGTCGCAGACCGCCTCGCCGCAAATGTCGTTCGTGGCGCGGCTGGTCGAGATCCTGGTCGTGGCGCAGATCTATGATCCCAAGCTCGTGATCGCGGAGTTCAAGGGCCCCGCCACGATCGCCGAGCGCAACGCGCAGCCGACCTTGTCGGTGAACTGGAGCCTCGGACGCTCAAGCGTGGTCGGCCTGCCGGCGGTGCCGCAGCGCGCCTCGCTGGTGTTCGACAATCTCGCCATCGACCGCACCGGCGGTCCCGCGCCGACACCGCTGATGCGTGTCAATCACATCGAGCTGCACGGCAGGCAGGTCGATGGCTCGGCGCCGGACAGCCCCGCGATCGAGACCGTGCTGCAGATCGCCGGTGGCACCTTGCAGGACGTGCATCCGCTGCTCACCCAGCCGTTCAACGCCGACATCCATGCGCGGCTGAACGGCCTGAAGGATTTCTCGCCCAAGCCGTGGCCGGATCGTTTCCGCGAGATCCAGGCGGCCGGCGGCAGCGTCGAGATCCAGCAGTCGCGGATCGAGCAGGGCGACGTGCTTTCGGTGGCGGCCGGCACGCTCCGTCTCAACGCGCAAGGCCGCATCGAGGGCGATCTGCAGATGACGGTCGCCGGCCTCGAGCGCGTCATCCCCGCGCTCGGCATCGACAAGATGCTGGAGGAGGGCGTACCGCAGTCCACGCTCGATCGCGTCGCGCCGGGCGTGAAGAGCCAGGACCTCAGCAATCTGTTCGGCGCGCTGGACCGCGCCATCCCCGGCCTCGGCAAGGTGATCAAGCAGAACGCCAATGCCGGCATCTCCGCCGGCATCAATTCGCTCGGCACCGAGGCGACGCTCGAAGGCAAGAAGGCGCGCAGCTTCCCGCTGCGCTTCACCGATGGTGCGGTGTTTTTGGGCCCGCTGAAAGTCGCGCAGATTCCGCCGCTGTTCTGA
- a CDS encoding outer membrane beta-barrel protein, whose product MKKLLLGAVAGIACAAPAFAADLPARTYPKAPAYTAPEAVYNWTGFYIGGHIGGDFAGNNSLGGDKARFLGGLQGGFDYQFASNWVIGTEVQFSGLTGNGGKGSALPAGTLVTSNQLGSITGRLGYAWGPALLYAKGGYAVRDNLNIGAGSGGIPVVVATNGSHRSGFTLGGGLEYMFARNWSAKAEYQYYNFGNTTFAGGPATIVGVRFRDDEHAVKVGFNYRFGWGS is encoded by the coding sequence ATGAAAAAGCTTCTGCTCGGTGCGGTCGCTGGTATCGCCTGCGCGGCTCCCGCGTTCGCGGCCGATCTTCCGGCGCGCACCTATCCGAAGGCGCCGGCCTATACGGCGCCGGAGGCGGTCTATAACTGGACCGGCTTCTACATCGGCGGCCACATCGGTGGTGACTTCGCGGGCAACAACAGCCTCGGCGGGGACAAGGCCCGATTCCTGGGCGGCTTGCAGGGTGGCTTCGACTACCAGTTCGCATCGAACTGGGTAATCGGTACCGAGGTTCAGTTTAGTGGGCTCACCGGCAACGGTGGCAAAGGCTCGGCTCTTCCGGCAGGCACCCTGGTAACAAGCAATCAGCTTGGCTCGATCACCGGCCGGCTCGGCTACGCCTGGGGCCCCGCGCTTCTCTACGCCAAGGGCGGTTACGCCGTCCGCGACAACCTCAATATCGGCGCTGGCTCCGGCGGAATTCCGGTGGTCGTTGCGACCAATGGCAGTCACCGGAGCGGCTTCACCCTCGGCGGCGGTCTCGAATACATGTTCGCGCGGAATTGGTCCGCGAAGGCCGAGTATCAGTATTACAACTTCGGCAACACCACCTTCGCCGGCGGCCCCGCCACGATCGTCGGCGTCCGCTTCAGGGACGACGAGCATGCCGTCAAGGTGGGCTTCAACTACCGCTTCGGCTGGGGTAGCTAG
- a CDS encoding MerR family transcriptional regulator, whose amino-acid sequence MLLTAAECAARIGLTVRGLRLYESRGLISPRRTAKSWRLYGAAEISRLHEILALKRMGLSLAQIAKLLEGGAIDLDRILAMQQSSILQLRNRADEGLALVNVARLKLSAGGSLSIADLIALAKETNMAEASFDAVAQRRYEQARPRAAIQIDPGVMERYVGHFRFQAGGQVVTITRDGGHLFAKPLGQFASEIYPESEHTFFLKTTAAQITFAVEPDGISNALTLHQGGLTHDATRIDDQQAQDAATALAKKIDNKTPSPGTEEAIRRLIIQHQQGAVDYAGMSDIMAAVAREQAPAIIAALDLAGRMQTIRFKGVGRDGWDVYDVNFANVDMEWRIILASDGKIDGVLLRSLP is encoded by the coding sequence GTGTTGCTGACCGCGGCAGAGTGCGCCGCTCGCATCGGTCTCACGGTACGCGGACTTCGGCTCTATGAGAGCCGCGGCCTGATTTCGCCGCGCCGCACGGCGAAGAGTTGGCGGCTTTATGGGGCTGCGGAGATCAGCCGGCTGCACGAGATCCTCGCGCTAAAGCGAATGGGGCTCAGCCTCGCGCAAATCGCCAAGCTTCTCGAAGGCGGCGCGATCGATCTCGACCGAATCCTGGCCATGCAACAATCGTCGATCCTTCAACTGCGCAACCGCGCCGATGAGGGCCTTGCGCTGGTGAATGTGGCGCGTTTGAAGCTTTCCGCCGGCGGATCGCTCTCGATCGCCGACCTCATTGCGCTGGCCAAAGAAACCAACATGGCCGAAGCATCCTTCGATGCCGTCGCGCAACGGCGCTACGAACAGGCCCGGCCCCGCGCTGCGATTCAAATCGATCCCGGCGTGATGGAGCGCTACGTCGGTCATTTTCGGTTTCAGGCCGGCGGGCAGGTGGTGACGATCACGCGGGATGGCGGTCATCTGTTCGCGAAGCCGCTCGGACAGTTCGCCTCGGAAATATATCCCGAAAGCGAGCACACGTTTTTTCTCAAGACCACGGCGGCGCAGATTACCTTCGCCGTCGAGCCGGATGGAATCTCGAACGCCCTGACGCTTCATCAGGGCGGGTTGACGCACGACGCGACCCGGATCGACGACCAGCAGGCCCAAGATGCGGCGACCGCGCTGGCAAAGAAGATCGACAACAAGACGCCGTCGCCGGGAACCGAGGAGGCGATCCGCCGCCTGATCATCCAGCACCAGCAAGGTGCCGTCGACTACGCCGGCATGAGCGACATCATGGCGGCGGTGGCCCGCGAGCAGGCTCCGGCGATCATCGCCGCGCTGGATCTGGCCGGGCGCATGCAAACGATTCGCTTCAAGGGCGTCGGGCGAGACGGTTGGGATGTCTATGACGTCAACTTCGCCAATGTCGACATGGAATGGCGGATCATTTTGGCATCCGACGGAAAGATCGATGGCGTGTTGCTTCGGTCGCTACCTTGA
- a CDS encoding caspase family protein: protein MRPSLPKLAAIGLLLLLNSPSYAALREDGAACDAKEPRPDLAIPACTRLIAANPRGRDLAITYYNRALAWHNKGELEKAKSDYDQSIAINPSFAPSYGQRAKVYLQNQAYDRALSDFDQAIRLKPAGPFSAGWFNNRAELFVATGDYDRALADYGKSIELDPNSWYAYVNRALVYDFSGKDRLAALHCQDAIKLAPRAAGPYYCRAVIEIGAGDLDNAARDIDRAIGIQDGQSEFYSLRGLTLASRGELDQAMRDYDHATQLNAQGALNYARRGLADEKKGDIDAARADFRHALDVIGLDQLDRTQGQRVAREGLQRLDQVAATEKSVVADHGAAKPGPANPVPALAAAVPIPPIGAGPKATTTERRIALVVGNSKYRSVPVLPNPGQDAAAIADTLRAVGFQDVRLVTDASRDGLVEALKSFANAADGADWAVIYYAGHGMEMAGENYLVPVDAKLTTDRDVSFEAVALTQVMGATEGARKLHLVILDACRDNPFANQIKRTVASRSIGRGLAQVEPDSGTLVVYAAKHGQVALDGDGGHSPFVTALIKRMQTPRIEIRKLFDLVRDDVMAATDRRQQPFSYGSVPGAEDFYFVSASQNAAK from the coding sequence ATGCGCCCCTCATTGCCCAAGCTCGCCGCAATCGGCCTGCTGTTGCTGCTGAACTCACCGTCGTATGCGGCTCTGAGAGAGGATGGCGCGGCGTGCGACGCCAAGGAGCCGCGCCCGGATCTCGCGATCCCCGCCTGCACCCGCCTGATCGCAGCCAATCCCAGGGGGCGCGACCTCGCGATCACCTATTACAACCGGGCACTGGCCTGGCATAACAAGGGCGAGCTGGAGAAAGCCAAATCGGACTACGATCAGTCGATCGCGATCAATCCGTCGTTTGCGCCTTCCTACGGCCAGCGGGCCAAGGTCTATCTGCAAAACCAGGCCTATGACCGCGCGCTGAGCGACTTCGATCAGGCGATCCGGCTCAAGCCTGCCGGTCCGTTCAGCGCCGGCTGGTTCAACAATCGCGCCGAGCTGTTCGTTGCCACCGGAGACTATGATCGCGCGCTGGCCGATTACGGCAAGTCCATCGAGCTCGATCCCAACTCGTGGTACGCCTATGTCAATCGCGCGCTGGTCTATGATTTCAGCGGCAAGGACCGGCTCGCGGCGCTGCATTGCCAGGATGCGATCAAGCTCGCGCCGCGCGCAGCCGGCCCCTATTATTGCCGGGCCGTGATCGAGATCGGCGCCGGCGATCTCGACAATGCCGCGCGCGATATCGACCGCGCGATCGGCATCCAGGATGGGCAATCCGAGTTCTACTCGCTGCGCGGCCTGACGCTGGCCAGCAGAGGCGAGCTCGACCAGGCCATGCGCGACTACGACCACGCCACGCAACTGAATGCACAGGGCGCACTGAATTACGCACGGCGAGGTCTCGCCGACGAGAAGAAGGGCGATATCGACGCTGCGCGCGCCGACTTCCGGCATGCGCTCGACGTCATCGGCCTCGATCAGCTCGACCGCACCCAGGGCCAGCGCGTCGCCAGGGAAGGCCTGCAACGGCTGGATCAGGTCGCCGCCACGGAGAAGAGCGTCGTCGCCGATCACGGCGCGGCCAAACCTGGCCCGGCCAATCCTGTCCCCGCGCTCGCCGCGGCCGTTCCGATCCCGCCGATCGGCGCAGGCCCGAAGGCAACGACAACCGAACGGCGCATCGCCCTCGTCGTGGGCAACTCGAAATACCGCTCCGTCCCGGTGCTGCCGAACCCCGGCCAGGACGCCGCGGCGATCGCCGACACGCTGCGCGCGGTGGGCTTTCAGGATGTCCGCCTCGTCACCGACGCCAGCCGGGATGGCCTGGTCGAAGCCCTCAAATCATTCGCCAACGCGGCTGACGGCGCCGACTGGGCCGTGATCTACTATGCCGGACACGGCATGGAGATGGCGGGCGAGAACTATCTGGTGCCGGTCGATGCGAAACTCACAACCGACCGCGACGTGTCGTTCGAGGCCGTCGCCCTGACCCAGGTGATGGGCGCGACCGAAGGGGCGCGCAAGCTGCATCTCGTCATTCTCGATGCCTGTCGCGACAATCCGTTCGCCAACCAGATCAAGCGCACCGTCGCGTCACGCTCGATCGGCAGGGGATTGGCCCAGGTCGAACCCGACAGCGGCACGCTCGTGGTCTACGCCGCCAAGCACGGCCAGGTCGCGCTCGACGGCGACGGCGGTCACAGCCCGTTCGTGACGGCCCTGATCAAGCGCATGCAGACGCCACGAATCGAGATCCGCAAGCTGTTCGACCTCGTGAGGGACGACGTCATGGCCGCGACGGATCGGCGGCAGCAGCCCTTCAGCTACGGTTCGGTGCCGGGAGCTGAGGATTTCTACTTTGTCAGCGCGAGCCAGAATGCGGCCAAGTAG
- a CDS encoding antibiotic biosynthesis monooxygenase, with protein MIGEVIVVGDLKLRDGASLEEYNRLGERMYEIVSRLPGFLSVKSFKAADGEELTLFRFASEEALEAWRHHPDHVETMQRGHAEFYASGFLQICKVIREVGPFEHA; from the coding sequence ATGATCGGTGAAGTCATTGTAGTCGGTGACCTGAAGTTACGGGATGGCGCCTCGCTCGAGGAATACAACCGGCTGGGCGAACGCATGTACGAAATCGTCAGCCGCCTTCCGGGATTCCTGTCGGTGAAATCGTTCAAGGCGGCGGATGGCGAGGAGCTCACCCTGTTTCGCTTTGCCTCGGAAGAAGCGCTCGAAGCCTGGCGCCATCATCCGGACCATGTTGAAACCATGCAGCGCGGACATGCCGAATTCTACGCCAGCGGTTTCCTGCAGATCTGCAAGGTGATCCGCGAAGTCGGCCCGTTTGAGCATGCGTAA
- a CDS encoding gamma-glutamylcyclotransferase, whose translation MSANPPHSETDGDLWVFGYGSLMWKPGFEFLEQVPARLIGEHRALCVYSFDHRGTPEKPGLVLGLDRGGACRGIAFRVAARLRHDTIAYLRAREQTTNVYREVMRSVWLENAARERVSALAYVVDRGHVQYAGRLSLSEQLRLVQQGHGRSGNNRDYVLSTVAAIEKQGFRDTQLHQLATMLHDSGPLHRDARAADGLDQA comes from the coding sequence ATGTCAGCAAATCCTCCCCATTCCGAAACCGACGGCGACCTCTGGGTGTTCGGCTACGGCTCGCTGATGTGGAAGCCGGGCTTCGAGTTCCTCGAGCAGGTGCCGGCGCGGCTGATCGGCGAGCATCGCGCGCTCTGCGTCTATTCGTTCGACCACCGCGGCACGCCGGAGAAGCCGGGCCTGGTGCTCGGCCTCGACCGCGGCGGCGCCTGCCGCGGCATCGCGTTCCGTGTCGCCGCCCGCCTGCGCCACGACACCATCGCCTATTTGCGGGCGCGCGAGCAGACCACCAACGTGTATCGCGAGGTGATGCGCTCGGTGTGGCTGGAGAATGCGGCGCGCGAACGCGTCTCCGCGCTGGCCTATGTGGTCGATCGCGGCCATGTGCAATATGCCGGACGGCTGTCGCTCTCCGAGCAACTGCGCCTGGTGCAGCAGGGCCACGGCCGCTCCGGCAACAACCGCGACTATGTGCTCTCGACCGTCGCGGCGATCGAGAAGCAGGGTTTTCGCGACACCCAACTGCACCAGCTCGCGACGATGCTGCATGATTCCGGCCCGCTGCATCGCGATGCACGTGCGGCGGACGGGCTCGATCAGGCCTGA